The following are encoded together in the Fusobacterium varium genome:
- a CDS encoding signal peptidase I, with product MLSFVLYVLLIIGMWRIFEKAGVAGWKSLIPFYNIYVLITKIINKPWWWFILIFIPGVNVIVAFLINIALARAFGKGFLFGVGLALLGFIFYLILGFGDIAYQGPIEVEVIDSDEKRDYDL from the coding sequence ATGCTTAGTTTTGTACTTTATGTGTTACTTATTATAGGAATGTGGAGAATTTTTGAAAAAGCAGGTGTTGCAGGGTGGAAATCACTAATTCCATTTTATAATATTTATGTGCTGATAACAAAGATAATTAATAAACCTTGGTGGTGGTTTATCCTCATCTTTATACCAGGAGTAAATGTTATTGTTGCTTTTTTAATAAATATAGCTTTGGCTAGAGCTTTTGGAAAAGGATTTTTATTTGGAGTAGGATTAGCTCTTTTAGGTTTTATTTTCTATTTAATTTTAGGATTTGGAGATATTGCTTATCAAGGACCTATTGAAGTAGAAGTTATTGATTCTGATGAAAAAAGAGATTACGATTTATAA